In Streptomyces sp. NBC_00091, the following proteins share a genomic window:
- a CDS encoding PLP-dependent cysteine synthase family protein, with amino-acid sequence MRTVDVDHSDADYRAWLKEAVRKVQADANRSADTHLLRFPLPEAWGIDLYLKDESTHPTGSLKHRLARSLFLYALCNGWIRPGRPVIEASSGSTAVSEAYFAKLIGVPFIAVMPKTTSPEKCRLIEFHGGECHFVDDSMKMYEESAELAARTGGHYMDQFTYAERATDWRGNNNIAESMYQQLRLERYPEPAWIVATAGTGGTSATIARYVHYMQHDTRICVPDPENSCFFDGWTNNDPHASSDCGSRIEGIGRPRMEPSFVPGAIDRMMKVPDAASVAACRALEQAIGRKAGGSTGTGLWSALKIISEMVAEGRKGSVVTLLCDPGDRYLDKYYSDEWLAAQGLDIAPYAKTIQTLLETGDWREPEA; translated from the coding sequence ATGAGGACCGTCGACGTCGACCACAGCGACGCCGACTACCGCGCCTGGCTCAAGGAGGCCGTGCGCAAGGTCCAGGCGGACGCCAACCGCTCCGCCGACACCCACCTGCTGCGCTTCCCGCTGCCCGAGGCGTGGGGCATCGACCTGTACCTGAAGGACGAGTCCACGCACCCGACGGGCTCGCTGAAGCACCGCCTCGCCCGCTCGCTGTTCCTGTACGCGCTCTGCAACGGATGGATCCGCCCCGGCCGTCCGGTGATCGAGGCCTCCAGCGGCTCCACGGCGGTCTCCGAGGCCTACTTCGCCAAGCTGATCGGCGTCCCCTTCATCGCGGTCATGCCGAAGACCACCAGCCCGGAGAAGTGCCGGCTCATCGAATTCCACGGCGGCGAATGCCACTTCGTCGACGACTCGATGAAGATGTACGAGGAGTCGGCCGAGCTGGCCGCCCGCACCGGCGGCCACTACATGGACCAGTTCACCTACGCCGAGCGCGCCACCGACTGGCGCGGCAACAACAACATCGCCGAGTCGATGTACCAGCAGCTGCGCCTGGAGCGGTACCCCGAGCCCGCGTGGATCGTGGCGACGGCCGGCACCGGCGGCACCTCCGCGACCATCGCGCGCTACGTGCACTACATGCAGCACGACACCCGCATCTGCGTCCCGGACCCGGAGAACTCCTGTTTCTTCGACGGGTGGACCAACAACGACCCGCACGCGAGCAGCGACTGCGGCTCGCGCATCGAGGGCATCGGCCGGCCCCGGATGGAGCCGAGCTTCGTGCCGGGCGCCATCGACCGCATGATGAAGGTGCCGGACGCGGCCTCCGTCGCCGCCTGCCGCGCCCTCGAACAGGCCATAGGGCGCAAGGCCGGTGGCTCCACCGGCACCGGACTGTGGAGTGCCCTGAAGATCATCTCCGAGATGGTGGCGGAGGGCCGTAAGGGCAGCGTCGTGACCCTGCTGTGCGACCCGGGTGACCGCTACCTCGACAAGTACTACTCGGACGAGTGGCTGGCGGCCCAGGGCCTCGACATCGCTCCGTACGCGAAGACGATCCAGACCCTGCTGGAGACCGGGGACTGGCGCGAGCCCGAGGCCTGA